In Aquiflexum balticum DSM 16537, a single genomic region encodes these proteins:
- a CDS encoding LytR/AlgR family response regulator transcription factor — MNKDPNKPAHITCAIIDDDPFISDLLMDKLTQHFPEIQVIAVATNGKEGIEKLKKFKPKLVFLDVEMNDMTGFEMLFKLPEIYFKTIFITSYSHYAIKAIRFNALDYLLKPIDLEELKNAITRFKNQDRQSYLSDPIHQALVNFSTPDIKEHVLTLNIQEGQLKIALKDILHIQGDRNYSQIYLANNKKEVVSKTLSDLAEILDSQYFFRCHKSHLVNRFHVQSLVNDFSIMLSSGMTLPISRRRKQSFQDWFSEKITS; from the coding sequence TTGAATAAGGACCCAAACAAACCTGCCCACATCACTTGTGCGATCATTGATGACGATCCTTTTATCTCTGATCTCCTGATGGATAAGCTCACCCAACACTTTCCCGAGATCCAGGTGATAGCTGTTGCAACAAACGGAAAAGAAGGAATTGAGAAATTAAAGAAGTTTAAACCCAAACTCGTCTTTTTGGATGTAGAGATGAATGACATGACCGGTTTTGAAATGCTTTTTAAACTGCCGGAAATCTATTTTAAGACTATTTTTATTACCTCCTACAGTCATTATGCAATTAAAGCCATCAGGTTCAATGCTTTGGATTATTTGCTGAAGCCAATTGATCTTGAAGAGTTGAAGAATGCCATAACCCGCTTTAAGAACCAAGATAGGCAATCTTACCTTTCAGATCCCATCCATCAGGCTTTGGTGAATTTTTCTACACCAGATATAAAAGAACATGTCCTTACCCTTAATATTCAGGAAGGACAGTTGAAAATTGCACTCAAAGACATCCTCCATATTCAAGGGGACAGAAACTATAGTCAGATTTACTTGGCCAACAACAAAAAAGAGGTTGTCTCTAAAACGCTTTCAGATTTGGCCGAAATTCTGGATAGCCAATATTTCTTTAGGTGCCATAAATCCCACCTGGTAAATAGATTCCATGTGCAGTCTCTTGTCAATGATTTTTCAATTATGCTATCTTCAGGTATGACCCTCCCAATTTCCAGAAGGCGAAAACAGTCTTTCCAAGATTGGTTTTCGGAAAAAATAACATCATGA